The Euwallacea similis isolate ESF13 chromosome 27, ESF131.1, whole genome shotgun sequence genome segment atttaaatggaagaaaacAAGCTTATAAACGTGGTGATATCGAATTAcatggaaaagaaattaagGCTACCATCCTTGGAACTCATGTGCAGAgctcaattcaattttttaatttagatctACGATGTTTGTATAAacattagaaattattttcccgTTGCAAAACAACCAATTACGTATTAAGAGGAACTCAATCAATTTTCCAGTTAAATATTAACGTTATAAAGTATGTATAAATATGCGGTCAAAATGGCAAAACCGAATTAGgctataaattatattatgttaCGTATGTATATCATATTATATACCATGTCAgctgttttattaattaatatcgtCAGTTTCTGCAAACATTTCGCTCTAATTTAAAGTTATCTAGGGATTTTCTCTGTGCTTGCAGTAACGAGCTTTGACGTTCCATCGATGCCTATTGGGGCAAGTTGATAAAAGCAAAGTTGAACTCTTCTTATTGTTACAGAGTTAATTACCATAATTGCATAATACATGAACATACAGTACAGTTCTCTTCTTAACCATCTTTAGAGGTAATTCTATTCCTATTGTCTCAAGCAATCTAAATATTTACTCTAAAACTAGATCTGTTTATCCTTGCACATCTTCTAagccaattttaaaaagacaTCTCCGGGTATTTGCCTTTTAAAGTATTCCAGTTGCATGCCTTTTCTAAATGAGTTAGCGTTTCCCAAAACTaaaggaaattcaattaaaataactcCCGCTCCAATTGCCTAAATACAGAAGCTTATAACATCCGCAATGCAGAGAACGCGTTAATTGACCAATCTTTCTCACCTAATTAATACAGGACGAGCTGTGAGTTTaatatattgttttgttttaatggaCAAAATCTGGGCGACCCTAGTTTCGGAGGCTTATTGCGACGAAATAATAGTTTAGTCATGGGGTTTGCGGCGTACTTTGGTACTCTTGCTAAGCTGGTCTAGTTTCACTTCGATTAACATAATGACaggcaatttaatattaaacgcTACCTATTGCTGTTAACTAGATCATTCAGATATCAAAGAGAACGTAATATTACTAACAGGGAATCCATCGTAATGCTTGGGTCTCTGATgctcatatacatataatgtgTTATAACATATCATGGGTATTCtttgaatataataaaactccCTCCAATGGAGACCTTCAAAAAGCGcagaaatttgatattcaatTTGTCCCAAAATTTCATcgtttttgctttaaatgtGGAGTACTGTATGTATATTATGATATCTGAATATGAATGGATTATTTGGAGATTCTTACGACTTTGAGCTTATTCTTTCTCGAAGTATGACGAAAAGGACCAAAGACATGTTTTCTTTCCAGAATATCGTGTGATCtggcaaatattttaagaaatggGTTGTGAATTTCCCAAACATTCTCataatttcgaatttattCTCTATAGATATGCGATTCTAAAGAGATATTCACTTCGATTTCCAGAAGCCTTTCGTACCGCTAAGGGATATTTAATGTTGCGTGAAAGAGGTAATTTCGATACCAATATACGATTTTCTATATGGAAAACGCGAAACACTCTGAAAAGTCTTTTTCTCAGTCGCTTAGGAAAACTGAGGTTTTTTGGCACAAATCACatcattatttcaaaagtttgaattttaaaagaatatgaatgactcattatttaaatcatttcaataattcaaataatccCACAAAAATTATCCAAGGAGTTAATTGCTTCTTTGTCAGAAACATACGTGAACATAAAGTAGAGATACCTAACTGGAAGGATCATcttcaataatataaatattttttattcttacaTTCTGACCGATACCAATTTGCAGCAACTCGGTCTCCTagaattaacagaaaaatgcTTAACTCTCATGATTAAAGGCTTTCGAGACAAAATCTATCTTGACATGTTGTGTTTGGTCGAATAGAGCCTTTCAAAGACCGGTTTCTGACTGGAAACTAGTTTTCCGGGTGCTAAAGTCGTCTCACACTAATTGTTTCAAGTCAAGCCTCATCtgataatgaaatatttttcgtttctcTTTATTCTTGTAATTCATCACCTTTTTTACTCATGATTGATCATAGATACTGAAAACATCAACCTAACCAACTCAAGtgaaaatatgataatattgcaagtagaaaattatattgaagACTGCCTTTCAAAATGTTTCCTATGACCTTTCAAGTGCAGACATTTCTGCAAATTACCTATGGTTTCAACTCTTGAAGCCTAAATATTATATGTCGCTTTTGGCTAATGCTGGCTTTTATGTCCCGGAATTGCCAGTCTGCTCCAACCGTAGATATACATAAACAAAACGTGTAAACATAATAATTCAGTACTTTTGAATCTCTATTAATTGACTGAACGAACATGTTGGAAAACTCTCGCCTTTTATCGCTCGATTTGTTCTGACGATTTTTCCCTTCGTTCATTAACTACTTGAAGTTTCGAAATCCACATGGGGACTTGACAACTACtctaatacattaaattgtCACCTGCGGGTTGAAACTTGAGATGGTATGCATTTAATAATGTTAGCTGAAGAAGGTAATTTTACTGATTTATACGTGAGGAGGATGTTAAATAGTTTCTTATGTATGGAGCTAAGCCGAGGGCAATTTATTTTCGTAGAATTGCCCCTATTTGTATTCCTTGTATTTCCAACATGGTAATGTTCATTTTACATCTCGTGGCCCATTTTTTGACATACTATTGCCATTgttaaattgattatttttgacAAACAATGACGAATTTAGTCATTATATAAATGACTTTCTTGCGACGTTCttttcaccattttgttaAGTGAGTTACAGTCCCTTTGTTCGTATTCTTACCTAATGATTTATGAGCACCTGATGAAATAATTGCTAACGAGATTTGCGGTCGGTCGGCAGGCGGCTCAgaaattgctaattttataATGTCGAATTTTCCTCCGACGATATATAAGGGCAAAATCCCGAAGATAATGAAGACGAaaggaataataatttatgtgttCTCAGATATTAAAGGTTGAAAGGGTGCGTCAATTCGGGCACTCTACCTTGTTCCACCAGGGTCCCTTGATACACCAGTAAACTCAAACAAACCGTAAATATCCATATAGTGTCTTGAAAGGTGTATGGAATGGTTTAAGGTACTTTTGGGGCCCTGCTATGAGCAGTATAAAGATGTTATTCAATGTCTggcaattaaagaattttatttgacTCGAGTCTGAAAGTTAAACCACTTTACCTTGTTAAGTGCTAAGAATTATACAAAGTTCACGTTGTCTCAGTTTCTGTCCATTTACGCTTTTGAGcagaaaatgcaattaaaaaatactgaaagtttgtttattaaaactttaacgAATTTATAGCACAGTAAATTTTTGGGGTAATATTTTGCgaaataaagttttacttAATGCGAAGTTTAACGATTTAGGAAAGTTGTTTTATAAAATGGCTGTTATGCAGTACCCAGGGAAATATATCATAGCCTTTAAAAACCGTTAACGGATATTAATAATTGCCTGATGTTCCAGGTAAaagtatataaatatttgccccaatttaatcGAAACTTCTGAATTACGTATTCCTCCTAAAATTCGGCCAatataaatatgaatataccttcataaaaattatcGGTTGATTCTGCGTTGGAGCGTTGGCAGAAATATGGGAGCACTGGGGCCTTAAATAACGCTTTACCTCGAGctgaaattagatttttatcgGGCCGAAATTATCAATTACGTAGGATTTTCTCCGGCAAAATGTTACAATATCAACAATATCAAGTAAAGTGACAAAATTCTAACACAAGTATTTCAGCAAAACGGTTTAGcactttaaaatgttattcgACCATCagcccaaaaaaaaaattaaggctATACACCATATTGAGAGACttaatgtataaattaaattggacTTGTGACGAGTGGTATTTTCAGTGTTATACGTAGGACGTCGATAGGACACCGAAAATTTATGGCCGagaaaaacttcattttcaagctaacacattaaaaaaattatttattatttaaacataCTTCGAATGTTCATAAATCCTAGAACTTATGTGGATATTGGAATACATATAATcgtaaaacattaaattgatATCTGGTGTACTATTATTGTGACGAGGGATTAAAGCTCCAAAACATATTATCATCACTCATTTTGTGGTTAATTTGACCAAAATTGatgtgttgaaaattattttgttacacGGAAACCGTGtttttatctaataaaaaaatatgcactCTAAATTATCGATTGTTTTGAAACGCTTTTAGTACAATGTTTTGTGACCTAGAAATGTTAATCGCAGGCTCACATATTTAGTTCTACAGATTTTCATGATatcaaaagataaaatttacgAGAAACTACTACCTCAATAGATtcctttaagaaattttacttcttttcaTTATCAGCAtggaattttgatattttggagAGTGTTGCTTCCTTAACTAATAACTCCCTGAATGTACATAAATCCTGGAACTTATATGGGAAATGCAATAATCTGCTTTTACGAGGAGTTCAGATATTGTCAAATGGTAAAGTAAAGTCTGTTCTACTTTTACATCAATATTAGTTAGTAATTTTGCAACATTTGTGTACGTAAAAATCTTCGATcacgtttttgaaatatcttattacaacatttttgtgttattttatatattcaacaatttttgaacATGGAAATCGATTTTCTACATAAATTCAGTtcttttctaaagaaaaatacgAATACTTAAACCATcttcatttgaatattttgtgatttcgaaattaattttcaatctttGGTGCAAGAAGCCAAtacctcaaattaatatcgaaCAAAGAAACTAATCTATTATTTCGAAATTAGCATCGATCGCAAGGAAGCTTTTATTCCTTGcaaaattcatttcaaatgTGCATAAATCGGAACTCACTAATAAAGTGAAATCTGCTCGTCTATTACATCGATTGAGGAGCGGAATTCTCAAACATTTTCTActatcactaattttaattcgtCTATATCCAAATGGTGTAGCAAATCTGCTTTCAACATCTTGCCACTGGAGTATAACGAACATTTCTTGAAACTCCAAGTTCCAGAAACTTCATATTGATAATACCTAGCCGAATGGCTTTCGATTTAaagtttgtaaataaataagcaGGCAAGGGCCATAACGCAATAAAGCCAATCCTGGCATACACCAGGCCAAGTCCCTTCTGAATTTTAGTTCCGCTCTAGTGCCGCTTGCAGACGAAGAAAGGAAATACTTTCACACAAAGCCCCACGCGTAGAAAAggttataaattttcattttataaaagtCTTGCGGTGGCGGGACGACATCTATTGGTCCGGTTTGGCATCGGCAATACTTGAGTGTAGTGCTCCTTTTATCAAGGGGGCGATTTTCAGTCGAACAGTCCACTATCCCCTTCCAGAGGGCGCTCGCAACgagacaatattttaatttgatggACTCCAAAAAATGCGCCATCCAGTCTAATGAAAGGAAATGAAGTTTCGTTATGCACGACATTTTGAATGTCGCCCTTTGTTGTGGGAGCTTTAGGTATTCACACAAAGCTTTGAGGTTCGTCACGGTATTCCGcgaaaattatttggaaaaagcATTTCCTAGATTATTTATTTCGCAATGTAGGGCGGCTTTGTACATAATGTAGCAGCTTACGACCTCGTTTGCAAACGAGGGGTAAAACCATTCCACATCAACCttattatatttacatattcaATTTCTATGAAGCTAATTTGGCACCAGTGCGATTAGGAATGAGAGTTTTCAATTCATCGATAATGTGTCTTATAAATTGGAGCTAAtataagtattaaaaaaatgtttttatcccCTTTCAGAACATCATCACATCTTCGTCGGCGACCTTAGCCCGGAAATAGAAACTCAAACTCTCCGAGATGCATTCGCAGCATTCGGAGAAATTTCGTAAGTATTCTCTCTCTATAGGGGAAAACTAAACATTTCGTCCTGGAAATGCCCCATCGATGCCTAATTTCTATTTAACGCCATGCGTGACtcatgaaagtaaaaaaattccagtGTTAACATTTCCAATATCAAAACGCAAACTAAAGGTTTGGACAATTAGGGTGGTGACTGCCAATTAGCTCTTTTGGTTATGGGGTTGGTTTCCAGCCTTATAGGTCTTGACACGCTAGCCATTACTTGACAAATATGCCTGTTTGTTTTGCTTATGGCCGGGAAGtagtagtttttattttagggGAAAGTAGGCCAGATAGCCGGGGAATTTTATGGTCAGTAGATGGATATAGGAAGtgattaaatgtaattttaattatgcaatatataaaaaaggaatacAACATTTTATATTGTCGAAGAATGAAGGGAAATGAAAAGGAAATGTTGATCTGGATAACACAGTCCTGTTTCAAAAACAGCCAACTTCGGGGTAATACGTTAAGAAGTAAATTTACGAGTCCTTTTATGTTGcctttaaatgttttttaacaaattcacCAATTTTTAAGCTTTCAGTAAGCTATAAAGATTTACAAGAGAGTAATAGGGTTTTTTGGAGGTAGTTAGGCCGATCTGTCAGTTATTCGTAAATAAGTCTGAGGacaatttttcctttagaTTGGTCTTATTGCCATTcctatgaaatatttgaaatgaaatttattgatatacaGAGTTCAGCATTATGgtaattagaattaatttagttCTGCTGATTTGGTTTTCAGCAACAACATAAAATAGGACTGTTACTGTtcctaaaaaattgtttaaaactcGTTTTCTAACCCTGCAAAAATGCAGAAGTACGACAAGGAGCTTTCCATTCTTTGTCATGTGCcctattaaattaaaccatttctCTTCATCCGCTTACACTGCAACCACTCCTAACATTTTCTGGATTGACTTTctatcaatataattttgtttaatgtatTGAACTTTTTTCAGTATTCTGAGATATGTGTTAACAACACTTCTATGAATATTGATTTcccatttttaacaaaaaaaaagcgCAAATGATATCTGAagctcaatttatttttatttagtgcTTCCAAGTCtaacaaaaatcaacaattactTTTTCAGGGATTGCCGCGTTGTGCGAGATCCGCAAACTTTGAAGTCGAAGGGATATGGATTCgtatcatttattaaaaaaggggTAAGCATGCTAAGTACTACTATAATCATGTACTATTTAAAACCACGAATGCTTTGGCGCGCTAAAGAGAAACTGTTTCCAGGAGGCGGAAAGTGCCATCGCAGCAATGAACGGACAATGGCTGGGCAACCGAAGCATTCGGACCAACTGGGCTACTCGGAAACCTCCAACTGCCAAAAATGAAGGTAAAGCTACGCGAACTTTTGTTAAGCTTGGCATTTCGACTAAAAAATTGGTTGCTTCGATATTCCTCGGGCGAGTATCAGCAGCTGCAGCAGTAGTAGCAACACAACTCAATTAGAGTTTGGGACCTTTCTGTATAACCTTTCCTAGCTAGAAAATTTATAGCGGTCTGTAAACACAGTGCTAGCGAATGTTCTATGGTCCGAGGAATTACCCTTAGGATTCTTGATGTAGGTAATGTTACAAAATTCATGCCCCCTAGGAATTTTCCACTAGAAACTTTTACGCAATTTCCCTGGAATAATGCCGAGGCACAGTGGTCCACAAAGCTCGGGTCCGAagcaatttctaaaatttattatctcTCCAGAAGCGAGGAATAGATTGAGGGTTTGGGGATGTATATACATTCTTCATTGCGGACACCGAATATCGATTTGATATAACTTCTTGACTTTGAAGTATTTCTCGGCTTACAGCATCAAAACCACTTACATTCGACGAGGTATACAATCAAAGTAGTCCAACAAATTGCACGGTCTACTGCGGAGGAATCACCAATGGTTTGACCGAAGAACTGATGCAGAAGACCTTCGCACCTTTTGGGACCATTCAAGAAATTAGGGTTTTTAAAGAGAAGGGATATGCTTTTGTTAGGTACGTTCCCACTACTTCTAGCACCCATGAAATTACTGTTTAATTCATCCAATAGGTTTTCTACTAAAGAATCCGCCACACATGCCATTGTCGCAGTTCACAATACTGATATCATCGGCCAAGTAGTCAAGTGTTCATGGGGCAAAGAATCTGGAGACCCTAATAACGCTCCAACAGCCAATCAAGTAAGGTCAAACGTGCAGTTGCAGTACTAAATTAACTCATTGCTTTCCTTAGACAATATCTGGAACAAGCTTTCCTTATGGAACTTACGGACAACAACTGGGTTACTGGTACCCTCAAAGTTATACTGCAGCAAGCACTTCTCAACTGCCTGCGGGACAGTTCATCGGAGGTATGCAAGGTTACGCCTACGGGCCTATTGGAGGATACCAATCTCCTTCTTATGCAGCCATGGGGTatgctaatttttaattaaccagATCTGGTAGTCACGAATTAAATTCTAGTATGGGGTTACAAGTACCTACGGCAGCAACATCATGGCAGAGCATTCCTGCTCCTTCGCAGATACCCACAACTCCTCAGCAAATGGCTACTCCAACTACAACTTTGCAGCAGCCAGGGATAGTATTTCCAATACAACAATACCAAGTAGGCAATAATTAGAGTATTAGAGTATTGTTTGCTGTGGATTGAGTTCCTAGATTGACGTGAAAGCAGCTTGAGTATATGGTATTCCTTAtgatttgaattattttaagtgcTAGATTGtagaataaagaaaattattattagcaGTCGTGTAGGTAATTGTCATGAAGGAGGAAATGTGGTTGAAGTTGTATTGTAATTGAGAGTAAATTCCTGGGCAAATTTAGGACGAGTACTCACGGATGAAGATCAAAGATGCTATCGGGATCAGtgataaatatttgaagactttgacgttttttaattgattagaGCCCTAATACATGTTGAACTTCCTTGAGACCGTTAAATCAACTTGCGGGTTTATCGTAGTTAATGCAAATGCAAACAATAGTGGCAGCGAAACACAGCTTGCTCTATAATACAATAACTCTATGAGGGATGTCATCGAAAATctagttttcaatttataatggCCAGTAACTGTACTATTAGGCACCATAAAATCGTGAGTATCTAGAAAACGATGATTTCTACGTGTCTTCAACAAGATaacatttatgtaaaaatgcCGAGATAGGGCAATTTTGACACTGAAACTACAcctaaagtttaaaaatgtttatgaaaTGAAGCTCAAAATGatttacttttgatttctAGCGCACACTCATTATTCTATATTAAAACCAATCACAAACATCGATATCACGAAAAAGTTTCACAAAAtgaatataagaaaaatataaaaactataaaaatttcaaatcgaaATATATAAATGGGTAACTGAGTAAACCAGTCAGCACCAGTGCAGATTTAATAAAGCTACTCACTTTGAAATTCATGCATGCAGAGGGAATATGTAATTTACAGTTTTATGAATGGGCTAGTAGAAGTAGACCATTTGCTATAAGTTTGGTCAAATGAAAATTGGTCTAGCCCGAATTCacttaaaaaatcgttttttctcgaaaacgcTTAGTGCTATGTTTTCAGCAACAGGCGCTtcttttacgtaaaaaatatccaagaaTTCTTTTACGATCACCCATTATCACTTTACCTAACTGTATAATGCggtaataaaagaaacaaaccAATGGGTTTCAATGGGGATTGTAGTTAAACTCTAACGAAACTAAAGACTATGATGGATATGGGAACAGAGCTTTTAATAACTGAACTAACTTGCACTCATCACTTTTTGATGATCTAATTGTTCTACTTTTATGCTAAAACTCCTGTATCACGTATTGgataaattgataaataaaaattgaaataaggAATATCTGTATTCAACTGGTTATAGTGAATTCCGTAGTAGTGGCTGTTGCATGTAACTGGCTTATCGCTTAG includes the following:
- the LOC136417210 gene encoding nucleolysin TIAR isoform X2 is translated as MLFVPFTVPTYAPSMAATVTTLPNMGTPKVSMGENGNKIMVLSSGNNNSLPYVEHYKELKTGWVSNSSASTSVNQPTTILAVPPIITQQPSNTTVPATVQTVSAVPVQIKSNSSIVTSPISNLTQKQDTSKHHHIFVGDLSPEIETQTLRDAFAAFGEISDCRVVRDPQTLKSKGYGFVSFIKKGEAESAIAAMNGQWLGNRSIRTNWATRKPPTAKNEASKPLTFDEVYNQSSPTNCTVYCGGITNGLTEELMQKTFAPFGTIQEIRVFKEKGYAFVRFSTKESATHAIVAVHNTDIIGQVVKCSWGKESGDPNNAPTANQTISGTSFPYGTYGQQLGYWYPQSYTAASTSQLPAGQFIGGMQGYAYGPIGGYQSPSYAAMGMGLQVPTAATSWQSIPAPSQIPTTPQQMATPTTTLQQPGIVFPIQQYQAQ
- the LOC136417210 gene encoding nucleolysin TIAR isoform X1; this encodes MLFVPFTVPTYAPSMAATVTTLPNMGTPKVSMGENGNKIMVLSSGNNNSLPYVEHYKELKTGWVSNSSASTSVNQPTTILAVPPIITQQPSNTTVPATVQTVSAVPVQIKSNSSIVTSPISNLTQKQDTSKHHHIFVGDLSPEIETQTLRDAFAAFGEISDCRVVRDPQTLKSKGYGFVSFIKKGEAESAIAAMNGQWLGNRSIRTNWATRKPPTAKNEASKPLTFDEVYNQSSPTNCTVYCGGITNGLTEELMQKTFAPFGTIQEIRVFKEKGYAFVRFSTKESATHAIVAVHNTDIIGQVVKCSWGKESGDPNNAPTANQTISGTSFPYGTYGQQLGYWYPQSYTAASTSQLPAGQFIGGMQGYAYGPIGGYQSPSYAAMGMGLQVPTAATSWQSIPAPSQIPTTPQQMATPTTTLQQPGIVFPIQQYQLTEDTEWLTPLLV
- the LOC136417210 gene encoding nucleolysin TIAR isoform X3 codes for the protein MLFVPFTVPTYAPSMAATVTTLPNMGTPKVLSSGNNNSLPYVEHYKELKTGWVSNSSASTSVNQPTTILAVPPIITQQPSNTTVPATVQTVSAVPVQIKSNSSIVTSPISNLTQKQDTSKHHHIFVGDLSPEIETQTLRDAFAAFGEISDCRVVRDPQTLKSKGYGFVSFIKKGEAESAIAAMNGQWLGNRSIRTNWATRKPPTAKNEASKPLTFDEVYNQSSPTNCTVYCGGITNGLTEELMQKTFAPFGTIQEIRVFKEKGYAFVRFSTKESATHAIVAVHNTDIIGQVVKCSWGKESGDPNNAPTANQTISGTSFPYGTYGQQLGYWYPQSYTAASTSQLPAGQFIGGMQGYAYGPIGGYQSPSYAAMGMGLQVPTAATSWQSIPAPSQIPTTPQQMATPTTTLQQPGIVFPIQQYQLTEDTEWLTPLLV
- the LOC136417210 gene encoding cytotoxic granule associated RNA binding protein TIA1 isoform X4, with protein sequence MKMLTMSTLMMPATAVPASMSAPGLLPVPKLEAIRINHTPPNSTTAALTPTTPSATKSEHHHIFVGDLSPEIETQTLRDAFAAFGEISDCRVVRDPQTLKSKGYGFVSFIKKGEAESAIAAMNGQWLGNRSIRTNWATRKPPTAKNEASKPLTFDEVYNQSSPTNCTVYCGGITNGLTEELMQKTFAPFGTIQEIRVFKEKGYAFVRFSTKESATHAIVAVHNTDIIGQVVKCSWGKESGDPNNAPTANQTISGTSFPYGTYGQQLGYWYPQSYTAASTSQLPAGQFIGGMQGYAYGPIGGYQSPSYAAMGMGLQVPTAATSWQSIPAPSQIPTTPQQMATPTTTLQQPGIVFPIQQYQLTEDTEWLTPLLV